The Camelina sativa cultivar DH55 chromosome 14, Cs, whole genome shotgun sequence genome includes a window with the following:
- the LOC104739778 gene encoding uncharacterized protein LOC104739778: MADLDKLESGGGEGGGGVIVDIRDGGDGGGGGEVEERERLTELEGISVLDFDLLCSTVALQTQGKWRKLESYDGDDSTEDDYGGGVLRLWEGDVMDCFEDRHLCIESACCPCYRFGKNMTRTGFGSCFLQGAVHMILIAGILFNVAAFAVTKRHCFLYLAIAFVLLVGSYLGFFRMQIRRKFNIRGTDSFFDDFIHHLVCPFCTLTQESKTLEMNNVHDGIWHGRGDTLCIGGYPEGKAFLELHSPPVIVSTMSSQP, translated from the exons ATGGCGGATTTGGATAAACTAGagagtggaggaggagaaggcgGAGGAGGAGTAATCGTCGACATTAGAGACGGCGGAgacggcggcggaggaggagaggTTGAAGAGAGGGAGAGGCTGACGGAACTTGAAGGAATCTCTGTGTTGGATTTCGATCTGCTTTGCTCAACGGTTGCGCTTCAGACTCAGGGGAAATGGAGGAAACTCGAGAGCTACGATGGTGACGATTCGACGGAGGATGATTACGGCGGCGGCGTTTTGCGGCTTTGGGAAGGCGATGTTATGGATTGCTTCGAGGATCGTCATCTCTGTATCGAATCCGCctg cTGTCCATGCTATAGATTCGGGAAAAACATGACGAGGACTGGTTTTGGTTCTTGCTTTCTTCAG GGTGCTGTTCATATGATTCTTATTGCTGGTATCCTGTTCAACGTTGCTGCTTTTGCTGTAACGAAAAGGCACTGCTTTCTCTACCTGGCTATcgcttttgttcttttggttggATCCTACTTGGGTTTCTTTCGTATGCAGATAAGAAGGAAGTTTAACATTAGA GGTACTGATAGTTTCTTTGACGATTTCATCCACCATCTCGTCTGTCCATTCTGTACATTAACTCAG GAATCGAAAACACTGGAGATGAACAATGTCCATGACGGTATCTGGCATGGTCGAGGAGACACTCTCTGCATAGGCGGCTATCCTGAAGGAAAAGCTTTTCTTGAGCTGCATTCGCCTCCAGTCATTGTATCAACTATGTCATCTCAACCCTAA
- the LOC104739782 gene encoding G-type lectin S-receptor-like serine/threonine-protein kinase At1g11410 isoform X3: MLLVELRPTWLLIRHIIYTFQQTLIRNQQRMKIFFIFFIFLLSLLFQSCLSDNTIQRRQSLKDGDVVFSQGKRFSFGFFSLGNSKLRYVGIWYAQVSEQTVVWVANRDHPINDTSGLIKFSSRGNLCVYASVNGTEPLWSTGVIDMISEPALVAKLTDLGNLVLLEPVTGKSFWESFNHPTNTLLPFMKFGFTRQDGVDRIMTSWRSPGDPGRGNITYRIERRGFPQMMMYKGPTLWWRTGSWTGQRWSGVPEMTNKFIFNVSFVSNPDEVSITYGVLDASIITRMVLNETGTLQRFSWNGRDKRWIGFWSAPEDKCDIYNHCGFNGYCDSTSTDKFECSCLPGYEPRTPRDWFLRDASDGCARIKAASICNGKEGFAKLKRVKIPNTSAVNVYMNITLKECEQRCLKNCSCVAYTSAYHESEDGEKGCLTWHGNMLDTRTYLSSGQDFYLRVDKAELARWNGNGSSGKRRLFVILTSLAVVVMLLMISLFCFIRKRRQSNRHRKASRSFAPSSFDLEDSFILEELEDKSRSRELPLFELSTIAAATNNFAFQNKLGAGGFGPVYKGVLQNGMEIAVKRLSKNSGQGMEEFKNEVKLISKLQHRNLVRILGCCVEFEEKMLVYEYLPNKSLDYFVFHEEHRAALVWPKRMGIIRGIARGVLYLHQDSRLRIIHRDLKASNVLLDNDMIPKIADFGLARIFGGNQIEGSTNRVVGT; this comes from the exons ATGTTGTTAGTTGAGTTGAGACCCACTTGGCTTTTAATAAGACACATCATTTATACGTTTCAGCAAACTCTGATCAGAAACCAACAAAGAATGAagatctttttcatctttttcattttcttattatcCCTCTTGTTCCAATCTTGTCTCTCTGACAACACGATCCAGAGAAGACAGTCTTTGAAAGATGGTGATGTTGTGTTCTCTCAAGGAAAGAGATTTTCTTTTGGATTCTTCAGCCTGGGGAATTCAAAGCTCAGGTATGTTGGGATTTGGTATGCTCAAGTATCTGAGCAGACTGTTGTATGGGTTGCAAACAGAGACCATCCTATTAATGACACATCTGGTCTGATAAAGTTCAGTAGCAGAGGGAATCTTTGTGTGTATGCATCTGTCAATGGAACAGAGCCTCTCTGGTCTACTGGTGTTATCGATATGATCTCAGAACCTGCTTTAGTTGCGAAGCTAACTGATTTAGGAAACCTTGTTCTGCTTGAGCCTGTCACAGGGAAAAGTTTCTGGGAGAGCTTTAATCATCCTACAAACACTTTGCTTCCTTTTATGAAATTTGGATTCACTCGTCAAGATGGTGTGGATCGTATTATGACATCGTGGAGATCACCAGGTGACCCAGGTCGTGGAAACATTACCTACCGGATAGAACGTAGAGGGTTTCCTCAGATGATGATGTACAAGGGTCCGACTCTGTGGTGGCGTACTGGGTCATGGACAGGACAGAGATGGAGCGGTGTGCCTGAAATGACAAACAAGTTTATCTTCAATGTCTCGTTTGTGAGTAATCCGGATGAAGTATCAATCACTTATGGAGTGTTGGATGCTTCAATTATAACACGGATGGTGCTAAACGAGACGGGAACTCTGCAAAGGTTCAGCTGGAACGGGAGGGATAAGAGATGGATTGGGTTCTGGTCAGCTCCTGAAGATAAGTGTGACATCTACAACCACTGTGGCTTTAACGGTTACTGCGATTCCACCAGTACCGACAAGTTTGAGTGCTCTTGCTTACCGGGGTACGAGCCTAGGACACCCCGAGATTGGTTCTTAAGGGATGCTTCGGATGGTTGCGCGAGGATAAAAGCAGCTTCGATATGTAACGGGAAAGAAGGGTTTGCAAAGTTGAAGCGAGTGAAGATTCCAAATACATCAGCTGTAAATGTTTATATGAACATAACATTGAAGGAATGCGAACAGAGGTGCTTGAAGAACTGTTCTTGTGTCGCTTATACGAGTGCATACCACGAGAGCGAAGACGGAGAAAAAGGGTGCTTGACATGGCACGGTAATATGTTGGATACAAGGACGTACTTGAGCTCGGGACAAGACTTCTACCTACGCGTTGATAAGGCAGAGTTAG CGCGGTGGAATGGAAATGGCTCATCAGGGAAGAGGAGACTTTTTGTAATCCTCACCAGTTTGGCTGTAGTTGTGATGTTACTAATGATCAGTTTGTTCTGTTTCATAAGGAAACGACGAC AGTCTAATAGGCATAGAAAAGCTTCAAGAAGCTTCGCTCCTAGCTCTTTTGATCTTGAAGACTCATTCATACTTGAAGAGCTTGAGGACAAATCTAGAAGCCGGGAGTTGCCTCTCTTTGAGCTTAGCACGATTGCTGCAGCAACGAATAACTTCGCTTTTCAAAACAAGCTTGGAGCAGGTGGGTTTGGTCCTGTTTATAAG GGCGTGTTGCAAAATGGTATGGAGATAGCAGTGAAGAGATTGTCGAAGAACTCGGGCCAAGGAATggaagagttcaagaacgaggtCAAGTTGATATCAAAGTTGCAGCATCGAAATCTCgtgaggatcttaggatgttgTGTTGAATTTGAAGAGAAGATGTTGGTATACGAGTATTTACCAAACAAGAGCCTAGACTATTTCGTATTCC ATGAGGAGCATAGAGCAGCGTTGGTTTGGCCAAAACGAATGGGGATAATCCGAGGGATTGCTCGTGGAGTCTtgtatcttcatcaagattcaagacTGAGGATCATCCACAGAGACCTCAAAGCCAGCAATGTACTTCTTGACAACGATATGATACCGAAGATTGCGGATTTTGGCCTGGCTAGAATCTTTGGGGGCAACCAAATCGAAGGAAGCACAAATCGAGTCGTTGGAACATA A
- the LOC104739780 gene encoding probable serine/threonine-protein kinase abkC isoform X1 has product MSRYLISRIVGKQTQSLISNKKDIGTQWGSYRTAFTAALRSPQFRVHSSSSPRIPSNGHCTFSLRDLKGSLLSNHLSRSYFGTASATNVVSHHAQVAWRRLHYKYSARISTIAQAFCLSLTRSHLLIPGIVAVTCGQVAWAQRAPGSALDYYASDKSLYTRAKNGPIFLSSLLFSVIEAFILIGRAFYIACLFTPTVLMGLVVESCGPRFRKVWLQMVHRTLERAGPAFIKWGQWAATRPDLFPKDLCSQLSKLHSNAPEHSFAYTKKTIEKAFGRKLSEIFEEFDEAPVASGSIAQVHRASLRFQYPGQKSKSSLVAVKVRHPGVGESIRRDFVIINLVAKISTIIPALKWLRLDESVQQFGVFMLSQVDLAREASHLSRFIYNFRRWKDVSFPKPVYPLVHPAVLVETYEHGESVARYVDGMDGHEWIKTRLAHIGTHALLKMLLVDNFIHADMHPGNILVRKKASRGGLFKTKKPHIVFLDVGMTAELSKNDRENLLDFFKAVARRDGRTAAERTLKLSRKQNCPNPEAFIEEVEEAFKFWGTPEGDLVHPADCMHELLEKVRRHRVNIDGNVCTVMVTTLVLEGWQRKLDPGYDVMHTLQTMVLKTDWAKSLSYTVDGLMAP; this is encoded by the exons ATGTCAAG ATATTTGATCTCTAGAATCGTTGGGAAACAAACGCAATCTCTTATCTCGAACAAGAAAGATATAGGAACACAATGGGGAAGCTATAGAACTGCTTTTACAGCTGCTCTAAGGTCGCCTCAGTTCAGAGTTcactcttcttcgtctcctaGGATTCCGAGTAATGGGCATTGTACATTTTCCCTTCGTGATCTTAAAGGAAGTCTTTTGAGTAATCACCTCTCACGGAGTTATTTTGGTACTGCCTCTGCAACAAATGTAGTTAGTCACCATGCCCAAGTTGCTTGGAGAAGGCTTCATTATAAGTATTCTGCTCGTATTAGTACTATTGCTCAGGCGTTTTGCTTGTCTCTTACCCGTTCACACCTGTTAATACCTGGCATCGTTGCTGTCACTTGTGGACAAGTAGCGTGGGCGCAAAGAGCTCCTGGTTCGGCTTTAGATTACTATGCTTCAGATAAATCCCTCTATACAAGGGCAAAGAATGGTCCTATCTTCCTGTCTTCGTTACTGTTTTCGGTTATAGAGGCTTTTATTTTGATTGGGAGGGCTTTTTATATAGCTTGTTTGTTTACTCCGACTGTTTTGATGGGGTTGGTTGTGGAATCATGTGGGCCTCGTTTTAGGAAAGTATGGCTTCAGATGGTCCATCGAACTCTGGAAAGAGCAGGTCCTGCTTTTATCAAATGGGGTCAATGGGCAGCCACAAGGCCAGATCTCTTCCCCAAGGATTTGTGTTCCCAGCTCTCAAAGCTTCACAGTAATGCACCTGAGCATAGCTTTGCCTACACTAAGAAAACTATCGAGAAGGCATTTGGTCGTAAACTTTCTGAGATATTTGAGGAGTTTGACGAGGCGCCAGTAGCATCAGGGAGTATTGCCCAAGTACATAGAGCTTCTTTGAGGTTTCAGTATCCAGGACAAAAGTCCAAGTCTTCTTTGGTTGCTGTTAAAGTTAGACATCCGGGTGTTGGTGAATCGATTAGGAGAGATTTTGTGATAATTAATTTGGTGGCAAAGATATCAACTATAATTCCAGCTTTGAAATGGTTGAGATTGGACGAGAGTGTGCAACAGTTTGGTGTCTTCATGTTGTCTCAAGTTGATCTCGCGAGGGAAGCTTCTCATTTGAGCCGGTTCATATATAACTTCCGTAGATGGAAGGATGTCTCTTTCCCTAAACCTGTGTATCCGCTAGTACATCCTGCTGTTTTGGTGGAAACATATGAGCACGGAGAAAGCGTGGCACGTTATGTTGATGGAATGGATGGACATGAATGGATTAAGACTAGATTGGCTCACATCGGGACACATGCTCTCTTAAAGATGCTCCTG GTTGATAACTTTATTCACGCTGACATGCATCCGGGAAATATCCTTGTCCGGAAAAAGGCTTCCCGTGGAGGCCTTTTCAAAACGAAGAAGCCTCACATTGTTTTCCTTGATGTGGGAATGACTGCTGAACTCTCAAAGAACGACCGAGAGAACTTACTTGATTTTTTCAAGGCGGTTGCGCGTAGGGATGGCCGGACTGCTGCTGAGCGAACACTTAAATTATCAAGAAAGCAGAATTGTCCCAATCCAGAGGCTTTTATCGAG GAAGTAGAGGAAGCATTCAAATTCTGGGGAACCCCTGAGGGAGATTTAGTACATCCAGCAGATTGTATGCACGAATTACTTGAGAAAGTAAGACGTCATAGAGTTAACATTGATGGGAATGTTTGCACTGTGATGGTGACAACATTAGTTCTCGAG GGTTGGCAACGGAAACTAGACCCAGGATATGATGTGATGCACACGTTGCAAACAATGGTGTTGAAAACCGACTGGGCTAAGTCTCTTTCTTACACGGTGGATGGTCTGATGGCGCCGTAG
- the LOC104739780 gene encoding probable serine/threonine-protein kinase abkC isoform X2 yields the protein MSRIVGKQTQSLISNKKDIGTQWGSYRTAFTAALRSPQFRVHSSSSPRIPSNGHCTFSLRDLKGSLLSNHLSRSYFGTASATNVVSHHAQVAWRRLHYKYSARISTIAQAFCLSLTRSHLLIPGIVAVTCGQVAWAQRAPGSALDYYASDKSLYTRAKNGPIFLSSLLFSVIEAFILIGRAFYIACLFTPTVLMGLVVESCGPRFRKVWLQMVHRTLERAGPAFIKWGQWAATRPDLFPKDLCSQLSKLHSNAPEHSFAYTKKTIEKAFGRKLSEIFEEFDEAPVASGSIAQVHRASLRFQYPGQKSKSSLVAVKVRHPGVGESIRRDFVIINLVAKISTIIPALKWLRLDESVQQFGVFMLSQVDLAREASHLSRFIYNFRRWKDVSFPKPVYPLVHPAVLVETYEHGESVARYVDGMDGHEWIKTRLAHIGTHALLKMLLVDNFIHADMHPGNILVRKKASRGGLFKTKKPHIVFLDVGMTAELSKNDRENLLDFFKAVARRDGRTAAERTLKLSRKQNCPNPEAFIEEVEEAFKFWGTPEGDLVHPADCMHELLEKVRRHRVNIDGNVCTVMVTTLVLEGWQRKLDPGYDVMHTLQTMVLKTDWAKSLSYTVDGLMAP from the exons ATGTCAAG AATCGTTGGGAAACAAACGCAATCTCTTATCTCGAACAAGAAAGATATAGGAACACAATGGGGAAGCTATAGAACTGCTTTTACAGCTGCTCTAAGGTCGCCTCAGTTCAGAGTTcactcttcttcgtctcctaGGATTCCGAGTAATGGGCATTGTACATTTTCCCTTCGTGATCTTAAAGGAAGTCTTTTGAGTAATCACCTCTCACGGAGTTATTTTGGTACTGCCTCTGCAACAAATGTAGTTAGTCACCATGCCCAAGTTGCTTGGAGAAGGCTTCATTATAAGTATTCTGCTCGTATTAGTACTATTGCTCAGGCGTTTTGCTTGTCTCTTACCCGTTCACACCTGTTAATACCTGGCATCGTTGCTGTCACTTGTGGACAAGTAGCGTGGGCGCAAAGAGCTCCTGGTTCGGCTTTAGATTACTATGCTTCAGATAAATCCCTCTATACAAGGGCAAAGAATGGTCCTATCTTCCTGTCTTCGTTACTGTTTTCGGTTATAGAGGCTTTTATTTTGATTGGGAGGGCTTTTTATATAGCTTGTTTGTTTACTCCGACTGTTTTGATGGGGTTGGTTGTGGAATCATGTGGGCCTCGTTTTAGGAAAGTATGGCTTCAGATGGTCCATCGAACTCTGGAAAGAGCAGGTCCTGCTTTTATCAAATGGGGTCAATGGGCAGCCACAAGGCCAGATCTCTTCCCCAAGGATTTGTGTTCCCAGCTCTCAAAGCTTCACAGTAATGCACCTGAGCATAGCTTTGCCTACACTAAGAAAACTATCGAGAAGGCATTTGGTCGTAAACTTTCTGAGATATTTGAGGAGTTTGACGAGGCGCCAGTAGCATCAGGGAGTATTGCCCAAGTACATAGAGCTTCTTTGAGGTTTCAGTATCCAGGACAAAAGTCCAAGTCTTCTTTGGTTGCTGTTAAAGTTAGACATCCGGGTGTTGGTGAATCGATTAGGAGAGATTTTGTGATAATTAATTTGGTGGCAAAGATATCAACTATAATTCCAGCTTTGAAATGGTTGAGATTGGACGAGAGTGTGCAACAGTTTGGTGTCTTCATGTTGTCTCAAGTTGATCTCGCGAGGGAAGCTTCTCATTTGAGCCGGTTCATATATAACTTCCGTAGATGGAAGGATGTCTCTTTCCCTAAACCTGTGTATCCGCTAGTACATCCTGCTGTTTTGGTGGAAACATATGAGCACGGAGAAAGCGTGGCACGTTATGTTGATGGAATGGATGGACATGAATGGATTAAGACTAGATTGGCTCACATCGGGACACATGCTCTCTTAAAGATGCTCCTG GTTGATAACTTTATTCACGCTGACATGCATCCGGGAAATATCCTTGTCCGGAAAAAGGCTTCCCGTGGAGGCCTTTTCAAAACGAAGAAGCCTCACATTGTTTTCCTTGATGTGGGAATGACTGCTGAACTCTCAAAGAACGACCGAGAGAACTTACTTGATTTTTTCAAGGCGGTTGCGCGTAGGGATGGCCGGACTGCTGCTGAGCGAACACTTAAATTATCAAGAAAGCAGAATTGTCCCAATCCAGAGGCTTTTATCGAG GAAGTAGAGGAAGCATTCAAATTCTGGGGAACCCCTGAGGGAGATTTAGTACATCCAGCAGATTGTATGCACGAATTACTTGAGAAAGTAAGACGTCATAGAGTTAACATTGATGGGAATGTTTGCACTGTGATGGTGACAACATTAGTTCTCGAG GGTTGGCAACGGAAACTAGACCCAGGATATGATGTGATGCACACGTTGCAAACAATGGTGTTGAAAACCGACTGGGCTAAGTCTCTTTCTTACACGGTGGATGGTCTGATGGCGCCGTAG
- the LOC104739781 gene encoding partner of Y14 and mago: MGSSNKSGEQRKQMAELSKNLKEGERILEPTRRPDGTLRKPIRIRAGYVPQDEVVKYQSKGSLMKKEMDLLGPPGYEPDPAPKPKTKSAKRNERKKEKRLQATAEKGNSSEDGSASNVDKEEAVSIETSNNGSQSMNVLASQMEALDVSSNNAVPGDAPSSETTGEDVEKRIRALKKKIRLTEAQQQKTAPRDLKPEQLEKFSKLEEWRQELKALEDKEALLAAASK, encoded by the exons ATGGGAAGCAGCAACAAAAGCGGTGAACAAAGAAAGCAAATGGCAGAACTTAGCAAAAATCTCAAAGAAGGTGAGAGGATTCTGGAGCCCACACGTAGACCTGATGGTACTCTCCGGAAGCCCATCCGGATTCGAGCTGGATATGTTCCACAAGATGAAGTTGTCAAATATCAGTCTAAAGGTTCTCTG ATGAAAAAGGAGATGGACTTACTGGGGCCTCCAGGTTATGAACCTGATCCAGCTCCTAAACCAAAGACTAAATCTGCTAAGAGGAACGAacgaaagaaagagaagagattgcAG GCTACTGCAGAAAAAGGTAACAGTTCTGAGGATGGATCAGCTAGTAATGTAGACAAGGAAGAAGCTGTTTCTATTGAGACTTCAAATAATGGATCCCAATCTATGAATGTATTGGCTTCTCAAATGGAGGCTTTGGATGTTTCTTCCAATAATGCTGTGCCTGGGGACGCTCCCAGTTCAGAAACTACAGGGGAAGATGTAGAGAAAAGAATACGCGCACTTAAGAAGAAA ATCCGACTCACGGAAGCTCAACAGCAGAAGACGGCTCCCCGAGATCTAAAGCCAGAGCAGTTAGAAAAGTTCTCTAAGTTGGAGGAGTGGAGACAAGAGCTCAAGGCTCTGGAAGATAAGGAGGCTTTACTTGCTGCAGCATCAAAATGA
- the LOC104739774 gene encoding universal stress protein PHOS32-like — protein MSSPGKSPRSDRKSPTVMTVQPSSPRFPIGTPTAGAQRKIGIAVDLSDESAYAVQWAVQNYLRSGDAVVLLHVQPTSVLYGADWGAIDLSPQWDPENVESQKKLEDDFDIFTNKKASDVAQPLVEADISFSIHIVKDHDMKERLCLEVERLGLSTLIMGSRGFGATKRSSKGRLGSVSDYSVHHCACPVVVVRFPDDKDGEDERFSEDGAGNLVESDKLHTVPEVAEEEGEKDEYHDASDKQ, from the coding sequence ATGTCTTCTCCGGGAAAATCTCCGAGATCCGACCGGAAATCACCTACAGTTATGACCGTGCAACCGTCTTCTCCCAGATTCCCAATCGGCACACCTACTGCTGGAGCACAACGTAAGATCGGTATCGCCGTCGATCTGAGCGACGAGAGTGCCTACGCAGTCCAGTGGGCTGTTCAGAACTATCTCCGATCAGGTGACGCCGTCGTTCTCCTCCACGTTCAACCTACTAGTGTACTTTACGGCGCCGATTGGGGCGCCATTGACTTGTCGCCGCAGTGGGATCCGGAGAACGTTGAGTCTCAGAAGAAGCTTGAGGACGATTTCGATATCTTCACGAACAAGAAAGCGAGTGACGTTGCTCAGCCCTTGGTTGAGGCGGATATTTCGTTTAGCATCCATATCGTGAAAGATCACGATATGAAGGAGAGGCTTTGTTTGGAGGTTGAGAGGTTAGGGTTAAGCACTTTGATTATGGGTAGCAGAGGATTCGGTGCTACGAAGCGGAGCAGTAAAGGGAGGTTAGGGAGTGTCAGTGATTACTCAGTTCACCATTGTGCTTGTCCTGTGGTTGTTGTTAGATTTCCTGATGATAAGGAtggagaagatgagagattCAGCGAAGATGGTGCTGGGAATCTGGTAGAAAGTGATAAACTTCATACAGTTCCTGAGGTTGCTGAGgaagagggagagaaagatgaGTACCATGATGCTTCCGACAAGCAGTAA
- the LOC104739782 gene encoding G-type lectin S-receptor-like serine/threonine-protein kinase At1g11410 isoform X2 gives MNQFLQLLKVQPLREIRNKQTLIRNQQRMKIFFIFFIFLLSLLFQSCLSDNTIQRRQSLKDGDVVFSQGKRFSFGFFSLGNSKLRYVGIWYAQVSEQTVVWVANRDHPINDTSGLIKFSSRGNLCVYASVNGTEPLWSTGVIDMISEPALVAKLTDLGNLVLLEPVTGKSFWESFNHPTNTLLPFMKFGFTRQDGVDRIMTSWRSPGDPGRGNITYRIERRGFPQMMMYKGPTLWWRTGSWTGQRWSGVPEMTNKFIFNVSFVSNPDEVSITYGVLDASIITRMVLNETGTLQRFSWNGRDKRWIGFWSAPEDKCDIYNHCGFNGYCDSTSTDKFECSCLPGYEPRTPRDWFLRDASDGCARIKAASICNGKEGFAKLKRVKIPNTSAVNVYMNITLKECEQRCLKNCSCVAYTSAYHESEDGEKGCLTWHGNMLDTRTYLSSGQDFYLRVDKAELARWNGNGSSGKRRLFVILTSLAVVVMLLMISLFCFIRKRRQSNRHRKASRSFAPSSFDLEDSFILEELEDKSRSRELPLFELSTIAAATNNFAFQNKLGAGGFGPVYKGVLQNGMEIAVKRLSKNSGQGMEEFKNEVKLISKLQHRNLVRILGCCVEFEEKMLVYEYLPNKSLDYFVFHEEHRAALVWPKRMGIIRGIARGVLYLHQDSRLRIIHRDLKASNVLLDNDMIPKIADFGLARIFGGNQIEGSTNRVVGTYGYMSPEYAMDGQFSIKSDVYSFGVLILEIVTGKKNSAFYEESLNLVKHIWDLWEKGEATEIIDNLMGEETYDESEVMKCIHIGLLCVQENASDRPDMSSVVFMLGHNAIDLPSPKHPAFTAGRRRNVKSGGSSDNWPTGETGSTVNDVTLSDVQGR, from the exons ATGAATCAGTTTTTACAACTTTTGAAAGTTCAACCTTTGAGAGAAATCCGGAACAAG CAAACTCTGATCAGAAACCAACAAAGAATGAagatctttttcatctttttcattttcttattatcCCTCTTGTTCCAATCTTGTCTCTCTGACAACACGATCCAGAGAAGACAGTCTTTGAAAGATGGTGATGTTGTGTTCTCTCAAGGAAAGAGATTTTCTTTTGGATTCTTCAGCCTGGGGAATTCAAAGCTCAGGTATGTTGGGATTTGGTATGCTCAAGTATCTGAGCAGACTGTTGTATGGGTTGCAAACAGAGACCATCCTATTAATGACACATCTGGTCTGATAAAGTTCAGTAGCAGAGGGAATCTTTGTGTGTATGCATCTGTCAATGGAACAGAGCCTCTCTGGTCTACTGGTGTTATCGATATGATCTCAGAACCTGCTTTAGTTGCGAAGCTAACTGATTTAGGAAACCTTGTTCTGCTTGAGCCTGTCACAGGGAAAAGTTTCTGGGAGAGCTTTAATCATCCTACAAACACTTTGCTTCCTTTTATGAAATTTGGATTCACTCGTCAAGATGGTGTGGATCGTATTATGACATCGTGGAGATCACCAGGTGACCCAGGTCGTGGAAACATTACCTACCGGATAGAACGTAGAGGGTTTCCTCAGATGATGATGTACAAGGGTCCGACTCTGTGGTGGCGTACTGGGTCATGGACAGGACAGAGATGGAGCGGTGTGCCTGAAATGACAAACAAGTTTATCTTCAATGTCTCGTTTGTGAGTAATCCGGATGAAGTATCAATCACTTATGGAGTGTTGGATGCTTCAATTATAACACGGATGGTGCTAAACGAGACGGGAACTCTGCAAAGGTTCAGCTGGAACGGGAGGGATAAGAGATGGATTGGGTTCTGGTCAGCTCCTGAAGATAAGTGTGACATCTACAACCACTGTGGCTTTAACGGTTACTGCGATTCCACCAGTACCGACAAGTTTGAGTGCTCTTGCTTACCGGGGTACGAGCCTAGGACACCCCGAGATTGGTTCTTAAGGGATGCTTCGGATGGTTGCGCGAGGATAAAAGCAGCTTCGATATGTAACGGGAAAGAAGGGTTTGCAAAGTTGAAGCGAGTGAAGATTCCAAATACATCAGCTGTAAATGTTTATATGAACATAACATTGAAGGAATGCGAACAGAGGTGCTTGAAGAACTGTTCTTGTGTCGCTTATACGAGTGCATACCACGAGAGCGAAGACGGAGAAAAAGGGTGCTTGACATGGCACGGTAATATGTTGGATACAAGGACGTACTTGAGCTCGGGACAAGACTTCTACCTACGCGTTGATAAGGCAGAGTTAG CGCGGTGGAATGGAAATGGCTCATCAGGGAAGAGGAGACTTTTTGTAATCCTCACCAGTTTGGCTGTAGTTGTGATGTTACTAATGATCAGTTTGTTCTGTTTCATAAGGAAACGACGAC AGTCTAATAGGCATAGAAAAGCTTCAAGAAGCTTCGCTCCTAGCTCTTTTGATCTTGAAGACTCATTCATACTTGAAGAGCTTGAGGACAAATCTAGAAGCCGGGAGTTGCCTCTCTTTGAGCTTAGCACGATTGCTGCAGCAACGAATAACTTCGCTTTTCAAAACAAGCTTGGAGCAGGTGGGTTTGGTCCTGTTTATAAG GGCGTGTTGCAAAATGGTATGGAGATAGCAGTGAAGAGATTGTCGAAGAACTCGGGCCAAGGAATggaagagttcaagaacgaggtCAAGTTGATATCAAAGTTGCAGCATCGAAATCTCgtgaggatcttaggatgttgTGTTGAATTTGAAGAGAAGATGTTGGTATACGAGTATTTACCAAACAAGAGCCTAGACTATTTCGTATTCC ATGAGGAGCATAGAGCAGCGTTGGTTTGGCCAAAACGAATGGGGATAATCCGAGGGATTGCTCGTGGAGTCTtgtatcttcatcaagattcaagacTGAGGATCATCCACAGAGACCTCAAAGCCAGCAATGTACTTCTTGACAACGATATGATACCGAAGATTGCGGATTTTGGCCTGGCTAGAATCTTTGGGGGCAACCAAATCGAAGGAAGCACAAATCGAGTCGTTGGAACATA CGGGTACATGTCACCAGAGTATGCAATGGACGGCCAGTTCTCTATTAAATCCGACGTCTACAGCTTTGGAGTATTGATCTTAGAGATCGTAACTGGAAAGAAAAATAGTGCTTTCTATGAGGAGTCTTTGAATCTAGTGAAACAT ATTTGGGATCTATGGGAAAAAGGTGAAGCAACGGAGATCATAGATAACTTAATGGGTGAAGAGACTTATGATGAGAGCGAAGTAATGAAGTGCATACACATTGGGTTACTTTGCGTGCAAGAAAACGCTTCGGACAGACCAGACATGTCCTCTGTTGTCTTCATGTTAGGTCATAACGCCATTGATCTTCCATCTCCGAAGCATCCTGCGTTTACAGCGGGAAGGAGGAGAAACGTCAAAAGTGGCGGCAGCTCAGATAATTGGCCCACCGGAGAAACCGGTAGTACTGTTAATGACGTTACTCTCTCCGAT